The window AAAGCGCCAGTGAACGCCGGGACGCAAAGCCACGAGGCAGCATCGCTTGAGAGTCCGTCAACAAGCCAAGACGTGTGAGAACGAAAGGACGCACTGAACGCCGGGTTGAGAAAGTTGCTATAAGTGCAGAAGGCGTAGCCCAACGAAAGAAATcccagctgcgtctgcggagaTATGCTGCTTGCCTCTGAAGGGCAGGTACGCATTCTGCCGACTTCATTGACTCGTTTTTAGCTCGCTCTGTGAAGAGATGCGTGCAGAAAGAGGCCGAAACGCAATTCCACGTCGCCCCTGAAACAGCAGAAGCTCTGCAAGCGAAGGGCGTCCCGCTCGAGACCGCAGTGTGAAGGCGTCGCTCAAGCAGAGCGAGCAGTCTTAAACACGCTTGTCTACCCAGTCAAATGTCAGGAGGGCTGCGATGATGATTTTTTCAGACTTGGCGTCATCTCACCTCACGTGTGTCCATACGCAACCAGTTACTCAGGCCGATTTTGTTCAAGGTGCTGTACAGGCGAAGAGCAGACAAAAAACTCCCGGAATCTTGCGGACCGACGTCGACCAAAACCCCTTACTTAAACTAATCGGGCAGAAACTTCGCGGAATGCGCGCTCTGACAGCGAAACACTGCGGCAGACTTCGCTGCTAGAGTCCAGCAACCGTTCAGACTTCGCTTGCATGGCACCGTAAAAACGTAGTCTACCAGGCCGCATGCATGGCGATGCGCGCTACTTCTCTTTGCTGACTGTCTACAAGACTCCTCGCTGGACGTAATGTTGCCGGAAACCGAATTTTTTTTTGAAAATTCCAGACGTACTAGACAAGGTTCTGGAACTGCGCGACCACGCCGTCGTTCACCGCGGGCTCGGGGCCCTTGgtcagctgcagagagaagaaagaaaaaccaCGCGCAGGGGCGAAATCAGGGTAGGAGCAGCCGCCGCTATGTCTCTTGGAGATACGGGAAGTTACCGCGATCACGTTCAAGTCGGGATGCCAAAAGAGGGAATTCTCACTAGCCGCGGCACGGTCGCACTCCCGAGTGCCGTCTTTTTCGCAGACGTCTCGAGCTTCTTCTGCCGTTCGCGATAAAATGGTCTACACCTGCTCGAGAGACGCAGGATCGATACTTGAAGGTGAGCAGAGAGACCGAACTGATGCATACATGCGCTCAAGCAGGCATACATGCATCTTTCAGTAGTTCCGCAGATGCTCGTATGGACGCGTCTCTGGCATCCGTTCCCCCACCCTGCGCTTTCAGCCAGgggtttttttcgcgtctcaCCCCGAAGAAGTCGGCGACTTTCTGAAAAAGCTCGCCGGCCTTGTCGATGGGAAACTCCGTGAGTCGCTCGTCACAGAACTGCTCGTCTACGATCTCGTGATCGAAGATGAAGTCGTCCGCGAGGGAGTACAGATTCTCTTCGTCTGGCTTCAGGGGAAACCtctgcgccagcagccgAGCTCGCCTGCCACACCCTGCGCGCTGATTCTCGCAGACCCGCTCCAGATGGCATTTTAGCCACTGCCCGACGTGCTGCGCAGCGAACCAGGCAGCAGAAAAAATCGAGGTAAAAAAAAACGGAGAGTCGCGGAGTTCAAAAAAACGTGGACACGCAGACAACACACACttatagatagatatagatacaaATAGATATAGATGGTTAAAGGTAGACAGCCGGAGATAGATATAGAAAGATACACACAGACAGATAGTTATAGACATATCTATCGATAGATTCAGACAGTCAGATAGACTGTCTGAATGAAACAGATATAGTTTAGAGGAAACGTAGATGTTCAGCGACGGGGACCAAGGGAGAGACGGGTCGCTCGGTGTGTTGAGGCGGACAGAATTTTTAGAAAAAAGTggacgcacacgcacagaGACGGGGTTCAACTCGATGTCTCTTGCATAAGTCCCGACGTTCGAGCGTAAAGACCAAACAGTCACGCTGTGCGGGCTCGCCACATCAGAGTTTCGAATCCTGTTTGTCTtggcggcgccctgcgaaAGTCTCACCTCGGCAGAGAGGtccgagagaggcgcgggcaTGATCCCTTGGAGGCGCGGCCAGTTGCGCTGAGCCCAGTCGTGCGCGTAGTGAGGATCCTTGCGCAGTTTGAAGGAGTCGAACTGCGAAACAAAAAGTAGCCAAAAAAAGAGTGAAAGCGTAAAACACAGGCCCCGCCGTGGAATGCGCACACGATTACCGCCCACGCCAACGCTGGGGGCGAAGCCGGAAGCGGAGAGATGGAGACTGGCCGCATGCACACTCGCGGCTTCTCCCGCGGAGAACGTCCTTCGGCCCGCGAGACACCCTCTCACGCGTCCGTACATATCGCTCCACCCCGGCAAGCGCATCCGAAGCCCTGTTCATCCTTTGGAGACGCCCGTCTCCTGCATGAAGCCTCTTCTGGTGACCTCcagtctctcttctctgcgtctcccttgGGCTGCACGCTGGAGGTGTGCACTGAGGGCGTTGAGGCAACCGCTCTGTGCCTCTCGCcccggcagcagcgcagcggccgagTCAaactccgccgccgcgtgagCTTCGCTTTGGCGTCCGCTGCTTACCAGAGCGTCGAGCAGCAGCTTCAGGCGGAACGGGTGCGTCGGATGCGGCAAGTTTGGGACGCCaagacgcagacagagggCCTCAAGGTCTTCGGCGACCGAGttggcagcggcggagagtgCGAGCAGAAACCCGCGCGGGTTCACGACCGGCAGGCTGAACTGCAGCGCGTCAAACTGAAAAAACCAGACGCGCGCATGCCAACTGGATTGACGCGACCGAAGGGCCTCgaccgcgcctgcgctcgtcAGCGCCCTCGCGGAACAGAAGACAATTCAGAAGATGAAGGGAAACACCGGCGCCACGGCCGCACGCAGAACTCAGAGCTGTCTGGGAGAAACAATGGAGAAAAGGGCGCGGCTAAAAAGACCGCCCTCCGTCGCTCCTGCTCGGAAACAGCTAGTGCTGCCGAAAGAGCGTCAACACAAGTAAGTAGCCAGTCACGAGCCCGTACGgtgaggagaaggagaaacgcgaaaaacgGATTAGGGGGTCGTTCTGCTCTCTTGTCCCCAGTGATGTGCAGGGCGCACACGCGGGTATGTATGAGCGCAGCCCTTGCACGAAGCGGCTCTGTGTGTCTTTCCACCGCCTCTGGCGGACAAAAAGCTGCGGACGAAGGCACACATTAACGTTGAAACGTACCCCGTGTGAACTTTGAACATAATCCGCCGCTACCTTCTATGATGTTACGTTcaccaaataagtttcatcgcGCTTATGGAATTCGGTCGCGAGCACACACGCGTACAAAACTATGCACGACGCGCATTCGTTGCGTGAAAGACCTACGTCGGGCGGAAGGATATCCGAAGGAACAGCGACGTTGTTTTTCTTCAGCTCCTGAAGGTCGTGGACGAGTGGCGAGTGCTTCAGCGTCGCCTCATTCAGCTTGCTCTGCATACTCAGCAAGCTGTCTTCCTGCGACGAAACAGAAAGAGGCGGCGCACGACGGttgagaagcgcgaggcctcAGAATGCCCAGAAACAAAAAGGAGCAAAAGAGCGAAAGGTGCAGTGCGTCGCAAGACGAAACTTCGCATCATGCCAGTGAAAAAAAATTCCGAGAAATACTCAGGCAAGCACGGCCAAGCGAGTGAGtgcggcagcgagaaaaTCGAGACTGGAGCCGAAGACGGTCCTGCAGGGCCGAAATTCTCCGAAGTCCAGCAGAAAGGTGAAATTAAAGAGTCCGTAGGAGGAGGGCACTCGAGGTAGAAGCCCGCACGGCGGACGAGAAAGCCACGCGCGGTAAAGCGAAATGTTGAGGCACTGAGAAGACACACGAGGCATGcctcgtgtctctcttcgctgcagaATCGGGACGCCGATGAAACTCCAGCGAATCGCAATCGCTTGCGCCTCGATGACTGCCGATGTTCCCGCAGTGCCGCAGATGAAGGAGAACGAACAGtggagaaaggagaaggaagagcgAAAGAGAATAGAGGTCGGCATATGGGCACAAACGCCTGACGCGAAGCAGCCAGGGAGAGCGACaaacagacgaagaagaaagaatgggcgcagcagacagaaAATCAGAGAACACGAAGGTAGACACACTGTATTGTGAGCAGGGAAACGGAAGGGCGAGCTTCGGGCGATTGAAAGTCACCGGCGCTTGCCCAGCAGGAGGACGAGGTGGTGAAGCACATGTCGTCTGAGATCTGCACTCGCATGTGGGGAATGCGAGCCCGAATcctgaaggcgcagacgatCTCGTTTGTTTCTGCGCGTACCTTGTAGAAAGGCAGCGCATCAGGGCGGAGAATGCGGTATGTCCGGAGTGCGGATCCCAGGTAACTTTCGAGTTCCTGCAATTTTCTGCCGTACAGCTGCGTGTCGGGTTTGGTTTCGGCGCGTTTTTTCGTCCCGATCTCCTCCTCGTGGCggtcgtcgtcttcatcttccACCTTGTCTCGCagggcctcctctgcgtcgtcagCCAGGCTCGGTTTCCTCCGGGCTCCAGCACCCAGCAGCgtgtctttttcttcctcagAGAAAAGCGACGAGAGGTGAtcctgctcgcgcgcgcactcgcgcaggaaccgctccttctcctgctTGACGCGGTTGTGCGCAGTCATGACCCCCGGGGGGAAGGCGCCCTTCTGCTGCTCTCCAGCCCATAGCGAGTTGAGAAattgcctctcgcgctcgtcctCGAGTCGCCGAGACAGGTCCGAGGGTACGTGATCCAGGTGCTTGTCGCGATACAcgtggcgacggcggaggacaCGCGCCTGGTGGCTGTTGTAGAGAAAGCGCCGAGACTGGAGGGACAGGGGCGAAGGcccaggcgaggcggcagtcgccacagagaggagcgaggagggAAGACTACTGAGACTGGAGaaagcgcgcgaagcgcgacagcgaagaacGAACGGCGAAGCCCCCCCCAAAACGGAGGCGTCTCGATCTTTGGGTTCGCTGCTGCCCTGGGATAGGAGCAAACGtgggcgcgagaagaaggatggagagcgcgagagagaggagagtgAGCAGGTGAGCATCAGGCACGACGCGCAGGGCAGCCGTGGAGCGGAGCAAggacgcgaggaaggagaaaagtctgaagacggcgaagcggcagacgcggagacagtcAGGACCGGAGCAGACGGAGCGCCCACGTGCGAGAAGGTCgccggagaaggcgacgaccgtctgcctcgctctaGGCTCCGGCGTGTCTCCGTGGAGATTCGGCGATGCATCGCGCCTAGACGAGATGCTCGCTGAAAACTCCGAAACGAACGCGACAAAGCGCTGAAGGGAGAAAAGGACCTCAAGGAAGAGAACTCCGCAGCCAGGGACGGACTACATGGGAAAAAAACCCAATAGGAGAGAAGCAAGTGCGATGCTAGCGATGTGCAGCGGTTCCCGGAGATTCGGGATCTAGGGAAGATGACGAATAAAGTGCGGAGAGTGAGGAAACAGGCGCTAGAAAGCAAGGGACGAATCGAGTGGAAAAGAAGGATTCGAGTCGGAAAGTACATGCAGCGGAAATCAAAATAAGGCATGCTTTTTTTCACCAGCGGGGCTCCAGCGCAGCGCATGTTCGCGATAGAAACTGTGCGCCGTCCCAATGCCGTTTGCCCGGAGACCTGGAAGACAAAGAGAAGTCAatttctcctctctgttgCAGGAACGAGTGGAGTCCCGCGAACAGCCTcgtggaaaaaaaaaacagaaaaggcGTTGACCGGAACCTCTGTGGAACAGAGGCGCTCTAGAGCCCCTATCCTCGAATGCGAAGAGACATCCGCGAGCTACGCGGCGTCAAGTGTCTCCTCGAGAGGCTCAAGGAAGCAGTGGAGCAGGAGGCCACATTTTCGTCGAGCCTCCTGAGTGTCTCCCTTCCTCTGTGGCCGTGTTGAGCAGATCCAAGACTGTCTCCCTACATCGTGTGCTTCAAGTCTGCGTGTCTTAGAGCCTCTGAGCACGGCGCCTCTTACTGTTCTGGAGCGAGTGAGGTGGAACTTATCCTGACACGTGTATGCGCGTTCGTTAATCTGAAGTGTGCCTCTCCCGCAGTCATGTGAAGAGTAGTATGACAGAAAACACTCATCGGGGCTCCATACGAAACTCTTGTCCAGCACTTTAAGCGAACATCTAAATTCGCAGCAGATGTTAGGTTTGGCGCGCTGAAGGCCCGCGCGAGTCTCGAGAACGCTGAAGGCCCGCGCGAGTCTCGAGAACgctggaggcccgcgcgagtCTCGAGAACGCTGAAGGCCCGCGTGAGTCTCGAGAACGCTGAAGGCCCGCGCGAGTCTCGAGAACGCTGAAGGCCCGCGCGAGTCTCGAGAACGCTGAAGGCCCGCGCGAGTCTCGAGAACGCTGAAGGCCCGCGCGAGTCTCGAGAACGCTGAAGGCCCGCGCGAGTCTCGAGAACGCTGAGGGCGCCGCAGTTGCTTGAGTGGAACTTTCTCTATTCATCGCCTCATTCCTACCAGACCACCTGGGACGACGCACTTCGCCTCTCgtggcgcgtgtgtgtcgtgTCTTTGTTGACTGGTGTGCTTCTGGAACTGTCGCCCGTGGGTGATGAGTCAAAGCAGGGGCATAgcggtcgccttcgctctcacCAGGACCACGGAAACTAGTCCGCGGTTCACATCTCGAAGGGAAGAAGCGCCTGCACTGGTAACAGTCTAAAGGGTGTCGTGAGGGAGGATTCCAGTGCCGAACGAATTCGGGAGCTGTTGTTTTCTGTGTAGAGAAACAGTGGAGGACGCACGTCACCACAGGTAGGTCTCCTCAGAACTCGGCGTGATCGTTTACTTATTACAAAATCGTCGCGGTGCACCGATTCTGTTATAGGTGCGTTGCTCGGTGGGTGATGGTTTGCGGCCTCAGATCAGCGCCGTCATGAGCCGACATATCTCACACTCGCTGCCAAACTCTTCCCCGCTGATGCATTCTCAGGACTGAAGAAAGTCCTTTCGCTAACGGAGTCATTTCGCGCGTGAAACCGAAAACGGCCATACAAAAGCGCTGAGTGGAACGCAGTTGTCTCCGGTATAGAGGTGTTCCCCATGCAGTGCCGTGAGTACACTTTCGTCATACATTCCGCCATTCTTGCGGGCTTCCTCTGCTAGAAATGAGCATTAAGACCTGGTATGTGCTGTGGTGTCGGACgagcagaggcagcggaacGAACAACGAGAGTAATCGCGGGATGGCTGAGACACCTACTCGGACCTTCCCGTGACAACCAACAGATACGACAGACAGAGTAGATTTGTCAGCGCGAAGCATGCGCGTACACCGAGTCTGACAAGGACTCAATATTACAGAAGCGGCTGGCAAGAGGGATTGAGTTTGCACATGCACACTGAAAAGCATTTATAAACCGTACGCAGAATAGAATACTGGCATTCACTCTTTGTAGCAGGTGATTGCCTATCTATTGCCCCGAGTCCTTACCATCCTCGCGGGTAGGACGGGGATATTGAGGATCTCCGCGCAGCATCCCGAAGAAGCGATCCGGCGAGGGTTGTGTATGGATCCATGATTGCCTCGTGTTCCCGCGTAAACTCGGCCTGGACTCGCCAAGCATTCCTAATTGTTCTGAGCTACAGTGAGTTACTGTGTTGAGGGGAGACGCAGCCTGCTAGCGCGGAAAACTGTATCGCCGGAGGGCGACCGCTGGCTGGCTCATCTTAGAGCAGTATGCTACGCGCTAATCACGGGTAGCCGTCACACCTGCCCCGAAACACTGGTGTACCACTCTATTTCTGTAATGGAGTGTGTTCCGGAGAGTCATGGAGTGTGCCCTGGAGAGTCACGCTGACACATCTGATAGCACAGCACTCGCGTACAAAAACCGCGCTTTTCGCCGACAGAGCCGTGAGCACACGCTCCATCCCTGTTCGGGGACCCAGACGACCGAGGGAAAAAGAAATTGCCGAAGCCGCCATCTGTGTGTCAACCGCCAAGCATCCTCGAGTTGTGTGTGTGTACATGCATGCCTCTTCGATACCAGGGCGGTGCTCAGACGTGACCTCAGCGAGCTGGCCTTGGCTGGCAGCTGAACGCCTCCTGGGGGCCGTGCAAATCAAGAGAGATgtctcgccctctgccttGCCACCGAACAGCATCCGCGCCTGGTGTTTTTCCAGTGGGCGCACCTCGAGGCCGGCTGCGCTTCGACGACGCATGTACGCGACAtgcgcgtgggcgccgcctcccggtCTCGCGGTCGTGGCGAGCGACAGTtgtgctgtctctctccgcgccacACATTCGAGAGTGCTCCTCACGCAGTTCACTTCTCCATCAAAGCTTTTCCGCTGAACTTCCGTCCGTCTAGAATCCAGGTGAGCGGTGAActcgcgtcgcggccgtctgcCATCCTGAGGATGACACGCGCTAGTAGAGATACCCCCAATTGTACATTTGCTAGCGTCCACAGATCCCCTAAGGATCAACTTCGCTCGTCGATTTCGGCCTCCGTCTCTGAAGCACTCGTGACGCGGCTTCTCATGCCGCAGGTCGATGGCGTAGAGACTTTTTCTGGTGAAAATCCAGTTTGCAAGCTGTGCGGCGTCGGCAGCCGAtcaccgccgcggccgcggcagagccgcagccgtTTGGTTGACATTGTACGGTACCAAGCAACACGAATGGACTCTTTTTCGTTCGTGCAAATTGCATTTTGAGCGTGTGCTTGAAGCGTTCTGACTTCTCTCTAGTGTTCTGGTTCTCGTCTCGCGGATGCGGCCTCTCGCGTACGTGCCGCGGAACTGCTTTTTGAGACCGGAGTTGCGACGTGCGGTGCGGCGAGAGTCTCCACAGCGCGTTGCCGACGGTGTGTGCAGCTTAATTTTGACAGCAATGATTTGACGTCCGCAGTTCAAAGTGAACTCGCATCTCCCATTctgccgccagcagccggTCCTCCGCCCTAACACCCAGAGTTGCGCCCAGGCCG is drawn from Besnoitia besnoiti strain Bb-Ger1 chromosome VI, whole genome shotgun sequence and contains these coding sequences:
- a CDS encoding putative 30S ribosomal protein S5 (encoded by transcript BESB_068070), coding for MHRRISTETRRSLERGRRSSPSPATFSHVGAPSAPVLTVSASAASPSSDFSPSSRPCSAPRLPCASCLMLTCSLSSLSRSPSFFSRPRLLLSQGSSEPKDRDASVLGGASPFVLRCRASRAFSSLSSLPSSLLSVATAASPGPSPLSLQSRRFLYNSHQARVLRRRHVYRDKHLDHVPSDLSRRLEDERERQFLNSLWAGEQQKGAFPPGVMTAHNRVKQEKERFLRECAREQDHLSSLFSEEEKDTLLGAGARRKPSLADDAEEALRDKVEDEDDDRHEEEIGTKKRAETKPDTQLYGRKLQELESYLGSALRTYRILRPDALPFYKEDSLLSMQSKLNEATLKHSPLVHDLQELKKNNVAVPSDILPPDFDALQFSLPVVNPRGFLLALSAAANSVAEDLEALCLRLGVPNLPHPTHPFRLKLLLDALFDSFKLRKDPHYAHDWAQRNWPRLQGIMPAPLSDLSAEHVGQWLKCHLERVCENQRAGCGRRARLLAQRFPLKPDEENLYSLADDFIFDHEIVDEQFCDERLTEFPIDKAGELFQKVADFFGLTKGPEPAVNDGVVAQFQNLVYTLNKIGLSNWLRMDTREIEEFLPEGDPPSFSATEQDLDAARLLLKAAARGKANLLDFEALDPYKLLHGFDAKTVQEELAALPPNPFLTDADIDEIFDVHTAAESMSQSAASSSSASLRNFCAKFGKSPLEALLDSEEKFLASAGPVDWVKGENEDGEAFVSWRWKRPAQTVFDPEKGMFVREREGVDPLIKLHELRQTLLSISRMMSMNKQGRVYYFRAIVAVGNGRGLFGIGIAFGPSPKEARSNAALAAIQNLDHIDFDVGRTLTTPVHGQEYSAHVKIIPRPLGKGLKSNLRYLPLLYLMGIDNCRVKFYGPSASARWFTRAKALKRALEQLQSRRTLANATGQKYDLLVAPGEHWMHWPDRWFRPISTEYARMLERIKKKRPPSYRRGFRAAIDEVIPEEIRPEFTPYTWKSPLQKWCEELKRKRLTSHNIYEKEVFVHPPSRPASAH